A genomic stretch from Natronomonas gomsonensis includes:
- the leuC gene encoding 3-isopropylmalate dehydratase large subunit — MSEGTLYDKVWDNHKVTTLPNGQDQLFVGLHLIHEVTSPQAFGMLRERDIEVARPDLTHATVDHIVPTGDQSRPLDNEAAEEMMAELEENVREAGIELDDPTTGDQGIVHVIGPEQGLTQPGMTIVCGDSHTSTHGAFGALAFGIGTSQIRDVLATQTVAMEKKKVRKIEVTGELGEGVTAKDIILTIIRRLGTDGGVGYVYEYAGEAIESLGMEGRMSICNMSIEGGARAGYVNPDETTYEWLAETDEFKDDPERFEELKSYWESITSDDDAEYDDVVTIDGSEIEPVVTWGTTPGQGIGISEEIPAPEDLPADKQDTARRAQEHMRVEPGKTMEGYNIDVAFLGSCTNARLPDLRAAAEIVKGREVDDSVRGMVVPGSQRVKAAAEAEGLDEVFKEAGFDWREAGCSMCLGMNDDQLEGDEACASSSNRNFVGRQGSKDGRTVLMSPEMVAAAAVTGEVTDVRELPKTEVEA, encoded by the coding sequence ATGAGTGAAGGGACGCTGTACGATAAGGTCTGGGACAATCACAAGGTGACGACCCTGCCGAACGGCCAGGACCAACTGTTCGTCGGACTCCATCTCATCCACGAGGTGACCAGTCCGCAGGCCTTCGGGATGCTCCGAGAGCGCGACATCGAAGTCGCTCGACCGGACCTGACTCACGCCACCGTCGACCACATCGTCCCGACCGGCGACCAATCGCGGCCACTCGATAACGAGGCCGCAGAGGAGATGATGGCGGAACTCGAAGAGAACGTCCGCGAGGCGGGCATCGAGTTAGACGACCCGACGACCGGCGACCAAGGTATCGTCCACGTCATCGGGCCGGAGCAGGGACTGACCCAACCCGGCATGACAATCGTCTGTGGCGACAGCCACACCTCCACACACGGCGCTTTCGGTGCCTTAGCGTTCGGCATCGGAACCTCCCAAATTCGGGACGTGCTGGCGACCCAGACGGTCGCGATGGAGAAAAAGAAGGTCCGCAAAATCGAGGTCACCGGCGAACTCGGTGAGGGCGTCACCGCCAAGGACATCATCCTGACCATCATCCGACGGCTCGGCACCGACGGCGGCGTCGGCTACGTCTACGAGTACGCCGGCGAGGCAATCGAGAGCCTCGGCATGGAGGGTCGAATGAGCATCTGTAACATGTCCATCGAGGGCGGCGCTCGCGCGGGCTACGTCAACCCCGACGAGACCACCTACGAGTGGCTGGCGGAGACGGACGAGTTCAAGGACGACCCCGAGCGCTTCGAGGAACTGAAGTCCTACTGGGAGTCCATCACGTCCGACGACGACGCCGAATACGACGACGTGGTCACCATCGACGGCTCGGAAATCGAACCCGTCGTCACGTGGGGAACCACCCCCGGACAGGGCATCGGCATCTCCGAGGAGATTCCGGCACCGGAGGACCTGCCCGCCGACAAACAGGACACCGCACGACGCGCCCAAGAGCACATGCGCGTCGAACCCGGCAAGACGATGGAAGGGTACAACATCGACGTGGCGTTCCTCGGTTCCTGTACGAACGCCCGACTGCCTGACCTGCGAGCAGCAGCGGAAATCGTCAAAGGCCGAGAGGTCGACGACTCCGTCCGTGGGATGGTCGTCCCCGGCAGCCAGCGCGTGAAGGCCGCCGCCGAGGCCGAGGGTCTCGACGAGGTCTTCAAAGAGGCCGGCTTCGACTGGCGTGAAGCCGGCTGTTCGATGTGTCTCGGCATGAACGACGACCAACTGGAGGGCGACGAGGCGTGTGCCTCCTCCTCGAACCGGAACTTCGTCGGCCGACAGGGCTCGAAGGACGGCCGGACCGTCCTGATGAGTCCCGAGATGGTCGCCGCCGCGGCGGTCACCGGCGAAGTGACCGACGTGCGTGAACTGCCGAAGACGGAGGTGGAAGCATGA
- the leuD gene encoding 3-isopropylmalate dehydratase small subunit: protein MSEEIPSVDYVEGTGIPVRGNDIDTDQIIPARFMKVVTFDGLGEFAFFDQRFDDEDNEKDHPFNEDQYQDANVLVVNSNFGCGSSREHAPQALQRWGIDAIIGESFAEIFAGNCLALGVPTVTADTETIEELQDYVEKYPDADIEIDVEAETVSYDDRVIEVTVDDAQRKALVEGIWDTTALMKSNTNAIEETAKSLPYVGDSEPRKGHADD, encoded by the coding sequence ATGAGCGAGGAGATTCCGAGCGTCGACTACGTCGAGGGAACCGGCATTCCGGTTCGCGGCAACGACATCGACACCGACCAGATAATCCCGGCGCGGTTCATGAAGGTCGTCACCTTCGACGGCCTCGGCGAGTTCGCCTTCTTCGACCAGCGCTTCGACGACGAGGACAACGAGAAGGACCACCCGTTCAACGAAGACCAGTATCAGGACGCCAACGTCTTGGTCGTCAACTCCAACTTCGGCTGTGGCTCCTCCCGTGAGCACGCCCCGCAGGCGCTGCAGCGGTGGGGCATCGACGCCATCATCGGCGAGTCCTTCGCCGAGATTTTCGCGGGCAACTGCCTCGCGTTGGGCGTTCCGACCGTCACTGCCGACACCGAGACCATCGAAGAACTGCAGGACTACGTCGAGAAATACCCCGACGCCGACATCGAAATCGATGTCGAAGCAGAAACCGTCTCCTACGACGACCGAGTCATCGAGGTGACCGTCGACGACGCCCAACGGAAGGCTCTCGTCGAGGGCATCTGGGACACGACGGCGCTGATGAAGTCCAACACGAACGCCATCGAGGAGACGGCGAAGTCGCTGCCGTACGTCGGGGACTCAGAACCCCGGAAAGGCCACGCCGATGACTGA
- a CDS encoding isocitrate/isopropylmalate family dehydrogenase, with protein MTEEIVVIPGDGIGQEVVPAAVEVLDAVADFEFIQAEAGDHVLESSGEALPEETYDLAAGADATLFGAAGESAADVILPLREAVGSFANIRPARAYPGVDALRPETDLVFVRENTEGVYSGIESEIADGVTTLTRVITEDASRRIAEYGFEYADANGYDDVTLAHKANVMRTTDGQFLDAARAVGDERGADYDEALMDALAMHLLLRPEEYGVVICPNLAGDMLSDLAAGLVGGLGLLPSANVGDDNALFEPVHGSAPDIAGEGIANPAATVLSGAMLLEHLGYGDEAAAVRGAVEGVLESGPRTPDLGGSASTEDVTAAIVDEL; from the coding sequence ATGACTGAGGAGATAGTCGTCATCCCCGGCGACGGCATCGGTCAAGAGGTCGTCCCCGCCGCCGTTGAGGTACTCGATGCGGTCGCGGATTTTGAGTTTATCCAGGCGGAAGCGGGCGACCACGTGTTAGAGTCGAGCGGCGAGGCGCTCCCCGAAGAGACCTACGACCTCGCGGCCGGCGCGGACGCGACGCTGTTCGGCGCCGCCGGCGAATCCGCCGCCGACGTGATTCTCCCGCTTCGGGAGGCCGTCGGCTCGTTCGCCAACATCCGCCCCGCCCGTGCGTATCCGGGCGTCGACGCGCTCCGGCCCGAGACGGACCTCGTGTTCGTCCGGGAGAACACCGAAGGCGTCTACTCCGGCATCGAGTCGGAAATCGCCGACGGCGTGACGACGCTCACCCGCGTCATCACCGAAGACGCCTCTCGGCGCATCGCCGAGTACGGCTTCGAGTACGCCGACGCGAACGGCTACGACGACGTGACGCTCGCCCACAAGGCGAACGTGATGCGGACGACCGACGGCCAGTTCCTCGACGCAGCGCGCGCGGTCGGTGACGAGCGCGGCGCCGACTACGACGAGGCGCTGATGGACGCCCTCGCCATGCACCTCCTGCTTCGGCCGGAGGAGTACGGCGTCGTCATCTGCCCGAACCTCGCGGGTGACATGCTCTCGGACCTCGCGGCGGGTCTCGTCGGCGGTCTCGGCTTGCTTCCGAGCGCCAACGTCGGCGACGACAACGCGCTGTTCGAGCCGGTTCACGGCTCGGCACCCGACATCGCCGGTGAGGGCATCGCAAACCCCGCAGCGACGGTTCTGTCGGGGGCGATGCTGTTGGAACACCTCGGCTACGGCGACGAGGCCGCGGCGGTACGCGGCGCAGTCGAAGGCGTGTTAGAATCCGGTCCGCGGACGCCGGACCTCGGTGGGTCGGCCTCCACCGAGGACGTCACCGCGGCTATCGTCGACGAACTGTAA
- a CDS encoding DUF5799 family protein, with translation MSEWRDMVVGDRMNVDSEFAPRIDNSPFSRQEWGLIMTATSFEIENADDEAAARIVADTSELPTVMPELENVANMGPMGQQPSDDTGGGLLDSVFGAIGLGSGGDDGDEIDEEKLQAAEELVAAYAEELQAHLEAEGRWGEVRATAAAERTE, from the coding sequence ATGAGCGAATGGCGCGATATGGTCGTCGGCGACCGAATGAACGTCGACAGCGAGTTCGCCCCCCGAATCGATAACTCTCCCTTCTCCCGACAGGAGTGGGGTCTCATCATGACGGCGACGTCCTTCGAAATCGAGAACGCCGACGACGAGGCGGCCGCTCGAATCGTCGCCGACACCTCCGAACTTCCGACGGTGATGCCGGAACTGGAGAACGTCGCGAACATGGGTCCAATGGGACAGCAACCGAGCGACGACACCGGTGGCGGACTCCTCGATTCGGTGTTCGGCGCCATCGGTCTTGGGAGTGGAGGCGACGACGGCGACGAAATCGACGAGGAGAAGCTGCAGGCCGCAGAGGAACTCGTCGCGGCCTACGCCGAAGAACTGCAGGCCCACCTCGAAGCCGAAGGGCGATGGGGAGAAGTCCGGGCCACCGCGGCCGCGGAACGCACGGAGTAG
- a CDS encoding translation initiation factor IF-2 subunit beta yields MDYEKQLDRAIEETPDIEGTSSRFSLPDPEIRQEGSASVYENFQSTLNTLDRDADHVMKYLQNELGTSANIDDRGRLRLKGEFRQTRVREAMEEYADDYVLCSECGLPDTRIETENGAEILRCEACGARSATGE; encoded by the coding sequence ATGGATTACGAGAAGCAACTCGACCGCGCAATCGAGGAGACTCCCGACATCGAGGGTACGTCGAGTCGGTTCTCGCTGCCAGACCCGGAGATTCGACAGGAGGGTTCGGCGTCCGTCTACGAGAACTTCCAGTCGACGCTGAACACGCTCGACCGCGACGCCGACCACGTGATGAAGTACCTCCAAAACGAACTCGGGACGAGTGCGAACATCGACGACCGCGGTCGCCTGCGCCTCAAAGGTGAGTTCCGCCAGACGCGCGTCCGGGAGGCGATGGAGGAGTACGCCGACGACTACGTTCTCTGTTCGGAGTGTGGCCTCCCCGACACGCGCATCGAGACGGAAAACGGCGCGGAAATCCTGCGGTGTGAAGCCTGCGGTGCCCGGTCGGCGACCGGGGAGTGA
- a CDS encoding UPF0058 family protein, translated as MKKQELIHLHGLLAEVCNHYEQMVECEVDHVKYSELGVRPTSIHKSKTDHKAAVFALADGITEEMESETEQPVSATAD; from the coding sequence ATGAAGAAGCAGGAGCTCATTCATCTCCACGGCCTGCTTGCGGAGGTTTGTAACCACTACGAGCAGATGGTAGAGTGTGAAGTCGACCACGTCAAGTACAGCGAACTCGGTGTCCGACCGACATCGATTCACAAATCGAAAACCGACCACAAAGCAGCCGTCTTCGCGCTCGCGGACGGCATCACCGAAGAAATGGAGAGCGAAACCGAACAGCCCGTTTCTGCGACCGCGGATTAA
- a CDS encoding DUF555 domain-containing protein: MDCRVVVEAAVPVYDVATADEAVRIAISKTGAMLNPDLNYVEINMGSRACPHCEESLEPAFIAADEGLVALELEMTVFNVERDQHAARIARKEIGQRLDNIPLEVLEVEVIESDDEESGEEEEPDDNETTELDDSPEGRDTESEEMADEDDDVLPEFEELIDE, encoded by the coding sequence ATGGACTGCCGAGTCGTCGTCGAAGCCGCAGTGCCGGTGTACGACGTAGCCACGGCGGACGAGGCGGTGCGAATCGCCATCTCGAAGACGGGCGCGATGTTGAATCCCGACCTCAACTACGTCGAAATCAACATGGGGAGTCGCGCCTGTCCGCACTGCGAGGAGTCACTCGAACCGGCGTTCATCGCTGCCGACGAGGGGTTAGTGGCCCTCGAGTTGGAGATGACTGTCTTCAACGTCGAGCGCGACCAACACGCCGCCCGCATCGCTCGCAAGGAAATCGGCCAACGACTCGACAACATCCCGCTTGAGGTACTCGAAGTCGAGGTCATCGAATCCGATGATGAAGAGTCGGGCGAAGAAGAGGAACCCGACGACAACGAGACAACTGAATTGGACGATTCACCGGAGGGCCGCGACACCGAAAGCGAAGAGATGGCGGACGAAGACGACGACGTACTGCCGGAGTTCGAGGAGTTAATCGACGAGTAG
- a CDS encoding DNA-3-methyladenine glycosylase family protein: protein MDTGDISVDELDGGFDLQATVESGQSYLWRREDGRMYDRTDAHGGDAWYYTVLPSTETETNEPEVLRARQTDGRLEWVASTPNAYAHLEALLRLDDDLDAIIGSTPEDDLVERAYDAYRGMRLVRDPSFACLVSFICSAQMRVARIHGMQTALAETYGESVAFDGETYAAFPTAEALAAATEAELRDISLGYRAPYVQRTAEMVANGEALPEEARGLDYEAARESLTRFVGVGDKVADCVLLFSLEYLEAVPLDTWIRTAIEDHYPDCEQGNYTDTSRAIREQFGGQYAGYAQTYVFHYLRAGGE from the coding sequence ATGGACACGGGGGACATTTCCGTCGACGAACTCGACGGAGGTTTCGATTTACAGGCGACCGTCGAGAGCGGACAGTCGTACCTGTGGCGACGCGAGGACGGTCGGATGTACGACCGAACCGACGCCCACGGTGGCGATGCGTGGTACTACACTGTGCTTCCCTCGACGGAGACCGAAACGAACGAGCCGGAGGTCCTCCGCGCGCGACAGACCGACGGTCGACTCGAGTGGGTGGCCTCGACGCCGAACGCCTACGCACACCTCGAAGCACTCCTCCGGTTGGACGACGACCTCGACGCCATCATCGGGTCGACGCCGGAAGACGACCTCGTCGAACGCGCCTACGACGCCTACCGCGGAATGCGACTCGTCCGGGACCCCTCCTTTGCGTGTCTCGTCTCGTTCATCTGTTCGGCCCAGATGCGGGTCGCCCGCATCCACGGCATGCAGACGGCGCTGGCCGAAACCTACGGTGAGTCGGTGGCCTTCGACGGCGAGACCTACGCCGCCTTCCCGACCGCCGAGGCGTTGGCGGCGGCGACTGAAGCGGAACTCCGGGACATCTCGTTGGGGTACCGCGCACCCTACGTCCAGCGCACCGCCGAGATGGTCGCAAACGGCGAGGCCCTCCCCGAGGAGGCGCGTGGACTCGACTACGAGGCCGCCCGTGAGTCGTTGACTCGGTTCGTCGGCGTCGGCGATAAGGTCGCCGACTGCGTGTTGTTGTTCTCGCTGGAGTATCTGGAAGCCGTCCCCCTAGACACGTGGATTCGGACCGCCATCGAAGACCACTACCCGGACTGTGAGCAGGGCAACTACACCGATACATCGAGGGCCATCCGCGAACAGTTCGGCGGACAGTACGCCGGATACGCCCAAACGTACGTATTTCACTACCTCCGTGCTGGCGGGGAGTAA
- a CDS encoding acylphosphatase: MDDRTRAHVFVTGKVQGVYYRATTRDTANEVGVDGWVRNLDDGRVETVFEGEQAAVEELVEWCHTGSPRARVDDVEVEYEKPEGLTGFEVRW, translated from the coding sequence ATGGACGACCGCACCCGAGCGCACGTCTTCGTCACCGGCAAGGTACAGGGCGTCTACTACCGGGCGACCACCCGCGACACCGCAAACGAGGTCGGCGTCGATGGCTGGGTCCGCAATCTCGACGACGGCCGCGTCGAAACGGTCTTCGAAGGCGAACAGGCGGCCGTCGAGGAGTTAGTCGAGTGGTGCCACACGGGCAGTCCGCGCGCCCGTGTCGACGATGTCGAGGTCGAGTACGAGAAGCCCGAGGGGCTCACAGGCTTCGAGGTTCGCTGGTAG
- a CDS encoding NAD(P)H-hydrate dehydratase, whose product MITSEEMAVVDANAEALGVPRKQLMESSGNAVARVVRETADSDDEVALICGRGNNGGDAFVAARFLDDYDVSVHLFGRAETITTDIAAENWAALKRAELNAEEVRDAADLDFGSPDVIVDAMLGTGVTGALREPEATAAETINDADATVVTVDVPSGVDADTGEAVGTAVDADHVVTFHDDKPGLSNVDAEVTVADIGIPDAAERFVERGDLLRLSRDPTAHKGDFGSVLVVGGGPYTGAPALAAQSSLRAGADLAFVACPSDVAREIQGYSENLIVRPFDGEHLTPEHVDSLLAEAEGHDTVVFGPGLGSHDETLSAVESFLESFSGTAVVDADALQVVPSVDTDATLVCTPHQGELEKMGGETADDWDERADLVESFADDLGHTLLVKGAYDVISDGETTRVNRTGNPGMTVGGTGDVLAGVTGALVCVLDPLSAGAVGAYANGRSGDIVVDEQGYGLVATDLLDSLPRALWPDA is encoded by the coding sequence ATGATTACCAGCGAGGAAATGGCCGTCGTCGACGCGAACGCGGAGGCGTTGGGGGTCCCCCGGAAACAGTTGATGGAATCGTCGGGCAACGCCGTCGCCCGCGTCGTCCGCGAAACGGCCGACTCCGACGACGAAGTGGCTCTCATCTGCGGCCGAGGCAACAACGGTGGCGACGCGTTCGTCGCCGCGCGGTTCCTTGACGACTACGACGTGTCGGTACACCTGTTCGGCCGTGCAGAGACGATTACGACCGACATCGCCGCGGAAAACTGGGCCGCTCTCAAGCGGGCCGAACTGAATGCCGAGGAAGTTCGAGACGCCGCCGACCTCGATTTCGGTTCTCCGGACGTCATCGTCGACGCGATGCTCGGGACAGGCGTGACCGGCGCGTTACGGGAACCGGAAGCGACCGCCGCCGAGACCATCAACGACGCTGACGCCACGGTCGTCACAGTCGACGTGCCCTCGGGCGTCGACGCCGACACTGGGGAGGCCGTCGGCACCGCAGTCGACGCCGACCACGTGGTCACCTTCCACGACGACAAACCCGGACTGTCAAACGTCGACGCGGAGGTGACCGTCGCCGACATCGGCATCCCCGATGCGGCCGAGCGGTTCGTCGAACGCGGTGACCTCCTCCGATTGTCGCGGGACCCGACCGCTCACAAGGGCGATTTCGGGAGCGTCCTCGTCGTCGGTGGCGGCCCCTACACCGGCGCGCCGGCGCTGGCCGCCCAGTCGTCGCTCCGTGCCGGCGCTGACCTCGCCTTTGTCGCCTGTCCCTCGGACGTCGCCCGCGAGATTCAGGGGTATAGCGAGAACCTCATCGTTCGCCCCTTCGACGGCGAGCATCTCACGCCCGAGCACGTCGATTCGCTGCTGGCGGAGGCCGAGGGACACGACACGGTCGTCTTCGGTCCCGGTCTCGGCAGTCACGACGAGACGCTTTCGGCCGTCGAATCGTTCCTCGAATCCTTCTCGGGAACCGCAGTCGTCGACGCCGATGCCCTGCAGGTCGTCCCGTCGGTCGACACCGACGCCACGCTCGTCTGTACGCCACATCAGGGCGAACTCGAGAAGATGGGCGGAGAGACGGCCGACGACTGGGACGAACGGGCCGACCTCGTCGAGTCCTTCGCCGACGACCTCGGCCACACGCTGCTCGTGAAAGGTGCCTACGACGTGATTTCCGACGGCGAGACGACGCGGGTCAACCGCACCGGCAACCCCGGCATGACCGTCGGCGGGACCGGCGACGTACTCGCGGGTGTCACGGGCGCGCTCGTCTGTGTTCTTGACCCGCTGTCGGCCGGCGCAGTCGGCGCCTACGCCAACGGTCGGTCCGGCGACATCGTCGTCGACGAACAGGGGTACGGCCTCGTGGCGACGGACCTACTCGATTCGCTCCCGCGGGCGCTGTGGCCCGACGCCTGA
- the moaC gene encoding cyclic pyranopterin monophosphate synthase MoaC, producing the protein MSDGSDLTHVTDDGDAQMVDVGEKPDTARRAVARGHIRLQETTIDAIRENGIAKGDVLAVARVGAIQAVKHTWETIPMCHQIPITNVDTSFDVTDDRVTLEVAVETTGKTGCEMEALEGVTTGLNVVWDMVKAAEKDAEGQYPGTRISDVEVVSKEKRRLEDA; encoded by the coding sequence ATGAGCGACGGTTCGGACCTCACGCACGTCACCGACGACGGCGACGCACAGATGGTCGACGTGGGCGAAAAGCCCGACACGGCGCGTCGAGCGGTCGCGCGTGGACATATTCGTCTTCAAGAAACGACTATCGATGCGATTCGGGAGAACGGCATCGCGAAGGGCGACGTACTTGCTGTCGCTCGCGTCGGCGCGATTCAGGCGGTCAAGCACACCTGGGAGACGATTCCGATGTGTCACCAGATTCCGATTACGAACGTCGACACGTCCTTCGACGTAACCGACGACCGGGTAACGCTTGAGGTGGCCGTCGAGACCACGGGGAAAACCGGCTGTGAGATGGAGGCACTGGAGGGCGTCACGACGGGCCTCAACGTGGTCTGGGACATGGTGAAAGCCGCCGAAAAGGATGCCGAGGGACAGTACCCCGGAACACGGATTTCGGACGTAGAGGTGGTTTCGAAGGAGAAACGCAGGCTCGAAGACGCATAA
- the hflX gene encoding GTPase HflX produces the protein MTGTNGTAIVAKRVDDGTPDTEEIRDLTRAAGYTVAGEVTQTRTEDPALCLGEGKVEELAALVAETDATTVVFDNRLGPYQTYNLGNELPEGVEVVDRFKLILDIFGQRAQTKKAQLQVELAELRYELPRAEAKASLAKRDERPGFMGLGEYDESRERDIKAQISRISDELERIEQTEQHRREQRRESGFDLVALAGYTNAGKSTLLRRLAADLDIDENEGLHPDLDSTAESENRLFTTLGTTTRRAEFDRRDVLVTDTVGFISDLPHWLVESFKSTLSEVYRADLVLLVVDVSDPIEEIREKLVTCHDTLYERNEAPIVTVLNKTDAVDEEELERKKEALSALAPTPVAISAKEGENIDELRERIDRELPDWRRERLVVPMTDDTMSLVSWVHDHAHVEEVDYGDEVIVDFEARPAIIEQARAKASDLTAAPAE, from the coding sequence GTGACAGGGACTAACGGAACGGCCATCGTCGCGAAGCGAGTCGACGACGGCACACCCGACACCGAGGAGATACGGGACCTCACGCGTGCGGCCGGTTACACGGTCGCCGGTGAGGTGACCCAAACGAGAACCGAAGACCCCGCGCTCTGTCTCGGAGAGGGGAAAGTCGAGGAGTTGGCGGCTCTCGTCGCGGAAACCGACGCGACGACGGTCGTCTTCGACAACCGTCTCGGGCCGTATCAGACGTACAATCTCGGCAACGAACTGCCCGAGGGCGTCGAGGTGGTCGACCGATTCAAACTCATCCTCGACATCTTCGGTCAGCGTGCCCAGACCAAGAAGGCCCAACTGCAGGTCGAACTCGCGGAGTTGCGCTACGAACTCCCACGAGCGGAGGCGAAGGCCTCACTCGCGAAACGCGACGAGCGGCCGGGCTTCATGGGACTCGGTGAGTACGACGAGTCGCGCGAACGCGACATCAAAGCCCAGATTAGCCGCATCAGCGACGAACTGGAGCGCATCGAACAGACCGAACAGCACCGGCGCGAACAGCGCCGCGAGTCGGGGTTCGACCTCGTGGCGCTTGCGGGCTACACCAACGCCGGGAAGTCGACGCTGTTGCGCCGACTGGCCGCGGACCTCGACATCGACGAAAACGAGGGGCTTCATCCGGACCTCGATTCGACCGCCGAATCGGAAAACCGACTGTTCACGACGCTCGGGACGACGACGCGACGGGCGGAGTTCGACCGACGCGACGTACTCGTCACCGACACCGTCGGGTTCATCTCCGATTTGCCCCACTGGCTCGTCGAATCGTTCAAATCGACGCTCTCAGAGGTGTACCGGGCCGACCTCGTGTTGCTCGTCGTCGACGTATCCGACCCAATCGAGGAGATACGGGAGAAACTGGTGACGTGTCACGACACCCTCTATGAGCGCAACGAGGCACCCATCGTCACCGTGTTGAACAAAACCGACGCGGTCGACGAGGAGGAACTCGAACGGAAGAAGGAGGCGCTGTCAGCGCTGGCACCGACGCCGGTCGCCATCAGCGCGAAGGAGGGCGAGAACATCGACGAACTCCGGGAGCGCATCGACCGCGAACTGCCGGACTGGCGCCGTGAGCGACTCGTCGTCCCGATGACCGACGACACGATGAGCCTCGTCTCGTGGGTCCACGACCACGCCCACGTCGAGGAGGTCGATTACGGCGACGAGGTAATCGTCGACTTCGAGGCTCGACCGGCGATAATCGAACAGGCCCGTGCGAAGGCCAGCGACCTCACGGCCGCGCCGGCGGAGTAA
- a CDS encoding ribosome assembly factor SBDS — protein sequence MISLDEAVTARLESHGQRFEVLVDPDAALEIKRDEFDGELEEVIAAEDVFEDAASGDRPPESSLEEVFETTDPLEIIPEVIKRGEIQITAEQRREMQEQKHKQLINQIARNAVNPQMDDAPHPPERIERALEEAGFQVDPMEPVENQVDDALDELRPVIPIRFDEVIVAVQVPADYAGSAQAQIRQFGELQREEWQSDGSWVGVLKFPAGLQNDFYDLVNEHTSGEAETRIVKDEDEIGTR from the coding sequence ATGATATCCCTTGACGAGGCGGTGACCGCACGGCTCGAATCCCACGGCCAGCGGTTCGAAGTGCTCGTCGACCCCGACGCGGCGCTGGAGATAAAACGCGACGAGTTCGACGGCGAACTCGAGGAGGTAATCGCCGCCGAAGACGTTTTCGAGGACGCTGCTTCCGGCGACCGGCCGCCGGAGAGTTCCCTCGAAGAGGTGTTCGAAACCACGGACCCCCTCGAAATCATCCCGGAAGTCATCAAACGCGGTGAGATTCAGATTACGGCCGAACAGCGACGGGAGATGCAGGAACAGAAACACAAACAGCTCATCAATCAAATCGCCCGCAACGCGGTCAACCCGCAGATGGACGACGCTCCACATCCACCGGAGCGAATCGAACGGGCCCTAGAGGAGGCGGGGTTTCAGGTCGACCCGATGGAACCGGTGGAAAATCAGGTCGACGACGCTCTCGACGAACTTCGACCAGTCATCCCGATTCGGTTCGACGAAGTCATCGTCGCCGTACAGGTCCCGGCTGACTACGCCGGCAGCGCCCAGGCACAGATTCGCCAGTTCGGCGAACTGCAACGCGAAGAGTGGCAATCCGACGGCTCGTGGGTCGGCGTCCTGAAGTTCCCCGCCGGCCTCCAGAACGACTTCTATGACCTCGTCAACGAACACACCAGCGGGGAAGCCGAAACCCGAATCGTCAAAGACGAAGATGAAATCGGAACCCGCTAA